From Methanomassiliicoccales archaeon LGM-RCC1, one genomic window encodes:
- a CDS encoding acetylornithine transaminase: MDFKEVKELSSKYLFQNYGRIELSFTHGKGCYLYDASGNEYLDLVSGIAVNSIGYSHPEWVKAMQEQVAKFAHVSNLYYVEEQAKLAEKIASITPGELNRTLFVNSGAEANEGALKLAVRYTGRSKVMAALNGFHGRTAAALGATGQTKYQASFEPLISGAYEYYEYGDCESVKSMMSKDVAALIVEPIQGEGGVRTAPKEFFKTVRDLCTDNGTLMIVDEVQTGIGRTGMWYGIQNFDVIPDIITMAKALGGGAPIGAVTSTDEIAKVMTPGTHGTTFGGNPLVTASGCATLDILKKENLVQNSHDLGARWMADLKAIKSDKIKEVRGYGLIIGIEMDSNETAAAVQKHCRDNGVLVNVCHGNTVRLIPPLIINDEQKDVFTKLLKESI, encoded by the coding sequence ATGGATTTCAAAGAAGTAAAGGAACTGAGTTCCAAGTACCTCTTCCAGAACTACGGCCGCATAGAACTGTCGTTCACACACGGGAAGGGATGCTATCTTTACGATGCCAGTGGCAATGAGTATCTTGACCTGGTGTCGGGAATAGCCGTGAACTCGATTGGCTATTCGCACCCAGAGTGGGTGAAAGCTATGCAGGAGCAGGTCGCGAAGTTCGCGCATGTATCGAACCTGTACTATGTGGAGGAGCAGGCCAAGCTGGCGGAGAAGATAGCGTCGATAACTCCTGGTGAGCTCAACCGCACCCTGTTCGTCAACAGCGGAGCGGAGGCCAACGAAGGCGCATTGAAACTGGCCGTAAGATACACTGGACGCAGCAAAGTGATGGCGGCGCTGAACGGATTCCACGGAAGAACTGCCGCAGCGCTGGGAGCCACAGGCCAGACTAAGTATCAAGCCTCGTTTGAACCTCTGATCAGCGGTGCGTACGAGTATTACGAATACGGTGACTGTGAATCCGTGAAGAGCATGATGTCCAAGGATGTGGCGGCCTTGATAGTGGAACCCATCCAGGGAGAGGGCGGTGTTCGCACGGCACCCAAGGAGTTCTTCAAGACCGTCCGCGACCTCTGTACGGACAACGGAACGCTGATGATAGTGGATGAGGTTCAGACCGGAATCGGACGCACGGGAATGTGGTACGGAATACAGAACTTCGACGTCATACCTGACATCATCACCATGGCCAAGGCACTAGGAGGAGGGGCACCAATCGGAGCGGTCACCTCCACAGACGAGATCGCAAAGGTCATGACTCCCGGAACCCACGGAACGACATTCGGAGGCAACCCACTGGTCACCGCTTCCGGTTGCGCTACTCTGGACATCTTGAAGAAGGAGAACCTGGTCCAGAACTCACACGATCTGGGAGCGAGATGGATGGCCGATCTGAAGGCCATCAAATCTGACAAGATCAAGGAGGTTCGCGGATACGGGCTCATAATCGGTATCGAGATGGACTCAAACGAGACCGCAGCGGCCGTACAGAAGCACTGCCGCGATAACGGTGTCCTGGTGAACGTCTGCCATGGGAACACCGTCCGTTTGATCCCTCCGCTCATCATCAACGATGAGCAGAAGGATGTCTTCACCAAACTCCTCAAAGAATCGATTTAA